The DNA window ATTCTTTCGGCGGATGTCAATCACGGCCTCTCGGGTTGAAGCCAAATAGGTTTTCACCACTTCACGATATTCAGGATGAACCGTCTCAGAAATAAGAATTCGCTGAGCATGGGGATGAAGTGCCATCGCCATAAGAGCCGCTTCCGCTGTCGCAGAAGCCCCATCATAAAGCGAGGCATTCGAAACTTCTAAGCCGGTTAATCGAGCCATCATCGTTTGATATTCGAAAATAGCTTGAAGCGTCCCCTGGCTTGCCTCGGGTTGATAAGGCGTGTAGGAGGTTGAGAATTCTCCTCTGGAGACTAAGGCATTCACCACACTTGGAATAAAATGATGATACGCCCCAGCCCCAAGAAAAATATCATGCGTTTCGACCGTTGCATTTAAATCAGACCATGCTTTAAATGATTGAAGGATTTCAAATTCCGAGCGACCCAGATCTAAACGTCCTTTCGTCCTTTTTACATCAGAGGGGAGAAGTCGATTGACAAGATCTTCCATGCTCGAGAAACCAATTTCTTGAAGCATTTCTTTCCAATCTTCTGGTGTGTGAGGAATAAAATCCATCTAGGCCTGTGCTCCCACTAAATCCTGATAAGCCTTTGATTCTAACAATTCCTCAAGCTCTTTTGGACTTTCAATCGTTATTTCAAAAAACCAACCTTCACCGTAAGGATCCTGATTCACCAAACCCGTTTCCTTTTGGAGTTTATCATTAATGCGAGTGACTGTCCCTGAAATGGGGGCATAGATATCCGAAGCCGCCTTCACTGATTCAACCACTGCACAGGGATCTTCCAATTTTATTTTTTGACCCACTTTAGGAAGCTCGACATAGACAATATCTCCCAACTCCTTTTGTGCAAAATCGGTAATTCCGACAATGCCTGTTTTATCTTTGACAGAGACCCACTCATGGGTTTTTGAATATTTTAAATTTTGTGGAATACTCATAAAATCTCATCGCCTTTCATCGTTAGTGGATTGATTGAACCCACGAAATCTCATCCTGTGGTTTAAACCTTTTTGCAATTCCCCCTTTATAAAAAGGGGTTTTTACAATTTCAGCCAAACGCTCACTCTCTCGAATCAAAATATAGATCGGGCTTCCAATGGATGAATATTCAATGCTGACATATCCTAAACCAATGTTTTTCCCCAAGGTTGGAGAATACGAACCCGAGGCAACCCATCCAATTTCTTTCCCATCTTTCATGATCGAACAACCATGGCGTGGAATGGCTTGGTCAATCATTTCAAATCCGACTAATTTTTGTTTTATTCCTTTTTGCCTTTCTTTTTCCAAAGGAGAGCGACCTATAAAATCACCCTTGGTAAAAGATACCGTCCAAGATAAACCTGATTCTAATGGGTTTTCTCTTTCAGTCATGTCATTTCCGTAAAGAAGGTAGCGAACCTCTAGACGCAAGGTATCTCGAGCCCCAAGACCTATCGGCTTAATACCATAAGACTCGCCCAATTTTAAAAGTTCTTCCCAAAACTGCACACCATGAGACTTTGGAATTTCAATTTCAAACCCATCTTCCCCCGTATATCCCGTTCTTGAAACAAGAAGTTGCTGATTTTGCCAGGGAAGATATTTAAAGTGGTAATAGGAAATTTGATGAATGGCAGGCCCGATCATTTTTTCGATTAATCCTCTTGAGAGAGGACCTTGAACAGCGATCAAAACAGTTGAATCTGATGTATTCTCAATCAAAACGTCATACTTTTTTACCTGTTCTTTTAACCAAATTTCATCCTTCGTAACATTGGAGGCATTCACCACCAAAAGAAATTCGTTCCTATGATTCTGATACACCAAAATATCATCCAGAATCCCTCCATCAAAATTACAAATGGGTGTGTAAATAATTTTCCCGTCCTCTAATTTCTTAATATCATTGGTAATGACCCACTGTAAAAAATCAAAAGCGCCCTTCCCCTTAACCCAAAGTCTTCCCATATGGCTAATATCGAATAGTCCCACCGCATTTCGGACCGATTGATGTTCCTGCAAAATGCCTTGATAATAAATAGGCATCAAAAAACCCCCAAATTCGGCCATACGAGCTTTCTGGCGAATATGAAGATCATAAAGAGGAGTTCGCTTCAAATTTGACATCAGACAGACTCCTTCTCACCCTCACTGGAAGAAGGCTCAGGAGCCGAAGAGGCATCAGAAGGTTCTTCGGGGAGAAATAACAAGCGTGCGCAATTATCACAAGCCACTAACTCTTTTTCTCTTCTAACATTAACAAGAACTTGAGGAGGAAGAAGCGTATGGCACCCTTGACAGCTGCGATCCACAATCGGAACAAGGGCCTTGCCATGGAGATGGGCCAAAATTCTTGTATATCGACGGAATAAATCTGGATTGACATCTTTAAACGAAAGATCTTTTTCTAATTTTAATTGAGCCAGCTTCTTTTCTACCGCTTTGATTTTGGCTTGAAGTTCTTGTTCTTTCTGAGAGAATTCACGCTTTAAGGTTTGAAGTTCAGACTCGAGCTTTTTAATGACTTGATTCTGCGCATCGATTCCCATCATTTTTTCAAGAATTTCATCCTCCAGACGTGAAATCTCTATTTTAACCCCAAAAATTTCTCTTTCCAAAGCCTTATATTCTTGATTGGTCTTAACACTCATGAGCTGACCTTCTTGCTTTTGACGAAGGGTCCCCTTACTTTCAAGATCAATTTCAACCTTTTTATGATTGACCTGAAGATCTTTAAGAAAAGCTTTAGAAGCATCAACCTCTTTAGATTTTTTATCAACAACCTGTTTATATTGATCTAATAATTTTGGAAGATTAATTTTCTCATCTTCCAAAATCAATATTTCTACATCTTTTTCTTGTACCTTTAAAAGCTTCTTTAAATCTTCGGTCATAGATTAATTTTTCTAATTTTAGGTTTTTTGTATTTTGAAAAAAATTTCTGGTTCTCGCCCTTCTATGTTTTTTCGTTTTTCGAACTTTTAACTTCTAACTTTAGACTTTTAACTTATTTTTAATTGGGCAACGCTGGGCTCGAACCGTCGTCGTCAAACCCTTCGAGGGCTTTGACTCCTCCCGTGAAAGGCAACCCCTGGTTTCCTTTCACGTGCTTTCCTTCCTTCATAGGAATCAAAATCTCATCGGGGAGACCAACTGTTCTCCCCAGCTCACCTTCGCTACGCTCCGGCTCGCTCCCCTCTCCCGGTTCTCGTCCTTCTATGCTCAGTTTTTCAACTTTAAACTTTTAACTTTTAACTTATTTTTAATTGGGCAACGCTGGGCTCGAACCAGCGACCCCTACCGTGTGAGGATAGTGCTCTAACCAGCTGAGCTAGTTGCCCATAAAACAGTTCAAAGTTCAAAGATTAAAGAAAAGAAATTAAACTCATCTTTATAAACCACTCATCTTCGACACAAGTTCGTCCAACTTCGCTAAAATGTCTTCTCTTTCATCCCTTGAAAATCCGCTGGAGGACAATCTCTCTTTTCGAACCAAATAAACCTCTGTCTGATGAGACGACAATGAATAAAGATAAAGACCGTAGACTGCCCCATATTCCCCTAATTCTGCAGATCTAGAACCAAAAATTTCAATCCGTTGAGAAGAATGATTCACCCGTTCAACCACCAGACCTATTTCTTTAAAAGCCGTTTCTCCGATATCCGCCATTTTCTCTTGGGCGACATCAAAAAGAATTCCTTTTTGCTTTTTAAATTCAACATGTTCCAAGTCAGATACCGTTTGACAACCCATCAGGGGAAGAAGAATGACAAGAAAAATGAAAAGTAGTTTTTGCACAAGAACTCCCTATTGTGTACAAGAAAAAATAAACTGCGCCCATTCTATCACAATACAAAGGAGGCTCAAGAGAAACAGTTTAAAGTTTAACCCCGTTATTCAACGGGGCAAGAGTTTAAGGCTAAAAAAAGCCAAAGGCTAGAGGCTGGAAGCCATTAAAGATGGCTAGAAGCTAGAGGCTAGAAGCACTACGCTGTTTCTTTCTAGCATCTAGCTTCTAGCTGTCTTTATGCTTTTCCTCCTTGAACTTTGAACCTTAAACCTTAAACTGTTTTAAAATGGGCCCACTAGGATTTGAACCTAGGACCAACGGATTATGAGTCCGCTGCTCTAACCAGCTGAGCTATGGGCCCAAGAGAAACAGTTCAACCCTGTCATACGATCCTGTCATACGACAGGACGGACAGGACGGACAGGGCAAGAGTTTAAGGTTAAACAAGCTAAAGGCTAGAGGCTGGAAGCTAGAGGCTAGAAGTAGTAACGTATTTGCATCTCTAGCGTCTAGCTGTCTTTATGCTTTTCCTCTTTGGACCTTAAACTCTTGCCCCGTTGAATAACGGGGTTAAACCTTGAACTGTTTTAAAAAAAGGGATAAGCGAAAAGGAAAAAGTTTATATCGAAATATAATCCAAAAAGCCCTTCAGTTTTTTGGAACGAATGGGATGACGCATTTTCTTAAGAGCTTTGGCTTCAATTTGACGAACACGTTCTCGGGTTACATTAAAGACCTTCCCAACTTCTTCCAAGGTTCTAGGCGAACCATCTCCAAGACCAAAGCGAAGCCTTAAAACACGCTTCTCCCGAGGAGTCAAAGTCTCTAAAACATATTCGATCTGCTCTTTTAAAAGACTGTATCCCGTTGCCTCTGCTGGATTGCGAATACTCTTATCTTCAATAAAATCTCCAAATTGACTATCTTCTCCATCTCCAATGGGAGTTTGAAGAGAAATAGGATGCTGAGAAATTTTCAAAATCCCGCGAACTTTTTCGACGGGGATATCCATCTCTTCAGCAATTTCTTCAGGGGTCGGTTCTTTCCCATATTCTTGAACCAACTTTTTAGAGACACGCACCAACTTGTTAATCGTCTCAATCATGTGAACAGGAATACGAATGGTTCGAGCCTGATCCGCGATTGAGCGTGTAATGGCCTGACGAATCCACCAGGTTGCATAGGTGCTAAATTTATAACCTCGTTTATATTCAAATTTATCCACCGCTTTCATCAGCCCTAAATTTCCTTCTTGAATCAAATCTAGAAATGAAAGACCACGATTGGTGTATTTTTTGGCAATACTGATCACCAGACGTAAATTGGCCTCAACCATCTCATCTTTGGCTGACCTCATTCGATTGGTCCATTGATCGAGAACCTCTGCCTCTCTCTTGAAACCATCCAAAGTCGTTCCTAAACCCTCTTCGAACCTTTTTAATTTTCTGCGCTCGTTTTTAATGCGAACCCTCCGAAGCTTGGGCGATTCTCCTGGACGAACCATTTCAAGCTCCCTTTCGGAAGTTAAAACTTTATCTCTTAATGAAAGGACCTTATCGACTAACTCATCAACCACTTCCTGCCTGAAATAAAACTTCTTCATGATGTTGTTGAGTTTTTTCTTTTGCTCATCCAACTTTTTGAGCCGCCGATTGCGAACTAATTTTGAAGATCTTTTCCTTAAGAGCTTTCCGGAAATCATCATCTCTTGATCGATGGCCTCCACCTGAGAGCAAAGGCGAGGAAGAGCCGCAAAATAACGATCCTTATTGGCGACAAATTTATCAATGACAACACGGTCAAAACGCTCCTTACCTGCCATGAGACGACGCGTAATCAGAACGCTTTCCTTGGGAACATTTCCAAAGGTAAAAAGGATCGAACGAATCTCGAGATCAGCCTCCTCAATTCTTTTGGCAAGTTCAACTTCCTGTTCTCGGGTTAAGAGGGGAACCTTTCCCATCTGCTTAAGATACATACGAACAGGATCATCTAAAATTTCAAGCTTTGAAGACTCCTCTTCCTCGGAAGCCTCCGTCTTAGCCTTGGCACTCTCTACGGGTTTCTTCTTTTTCGCATCATCAATAATCTCAACATCCATGCTTCGAAGAAGAATTAAAAGAGATTCAATTTCATCCGCAGACACAACATTTTCTGGAAGGACCTT is part of the Chlamydiota bacterium genome and encodes:
- the gcvH gene encoding glycine cleavage system protein GcvH; the encoded protein is MSIPQNLKYSKTHEWVSVKDKTGIVGITDFAQKELGDIVYVELPKVGQKIKLEDPCAVVESVKAASDIYAPISGTVTRINDKLQKETGLVNQDPYGEGWFFEITIESPKELEELLESKAYQDLVGAQA
- the gcvT gene encoding glycine cleavage system aminomethyltransferase GcvT; amino-acid sequence: MSNLKRTPLYDLHIRQKARMAEFGGFLMPIYYQGILQEHQSVRNAVGLFDISHMGRLWVKGKGAFDFLQWVITNDIKKLEDGKIIYTPICNFDGGILDDILVYQNHRNEFLLVVNASNVTKDEIWLKEQVKKYDVLIENTSDSTVLIAVQGPLSRGLIEKMIGPAIHQISYYHFKYLPWQNQQLLVSRTGYTGEDGFEIEIPKSHGVQFWEELLKLGESYGIKPIGLGARDTLRLEVRYLLYGNDMTERENPLESGLSWTVSFTKGDFIGRSPLEKERQKGIKQKLVGFEMIDQAIPRHGCSIMKDGKEIGWVASGSYSPTLGKNIGLGYVSIEYSSIGSPIYILIRESERLAEIVKTPFYKGGIAKRFKPQDEISWVQSIH
- the rpoD gene encoding RNA polymerase sigma factor RpoD — encoded protein: MENCLHYLKRLKPKNTMNKEERNLKIKELLKISGEKGTLTYDDINKVLPENVVSADEIESLLILLRSMDVEIIDDAKKKKPVESAKAKTEASEEEESSKLEILDDPVRMYLKQMGKVPLLTREQEVELAKRIEEADLEIRSILFTFGNVPKESVLITRRLMAGKERFDRVVIDKFVANKDRYFAALPRLCSQVEAIDQEMMISGKLLRKRSSKLVRNRRLKKLDEQKKKLNNIMKKFYFRQEVVDELVDKVLSLRDKVLTSERELEMVRPGESPKLRRVRIKNERRKLKRFEEGLGTTLDGFKREAEVLDQWTNRMRSAKDEMVEANLRLVISIAKKYTNRGLSFLDLIQEGNLGLMKAVDKFEYKRGYKFSTYATWWIRQAITRSIADQARTIRIPVHMIETINKLVRVSKKLVQEYGKEPTPEEIAEEMDIPVEKVRGILKISQHPISLQTPIGDGEDSQFGDFIEDKSIRNPAEATGYSLLKEQIEYVLETLTPREKRVLRLRFGLGDGSPRTLEEVGKVFNVTRERVRQIEAKALKKMRHPIRSKKLKGFLDYISI